The following are encoded together in the Methanosarcina flavescens genome:
- a CDS encoding class I SAM-dependent methyltransferase, with amino-acid sequence MKYVDVDGIYQKVPLDKIPWNSGMPPDALVELVHSGKVQPCKTIDLGCGAGNYAIYLAVEGFEVTGIDSSPTAIKIATENAQKRGVRCRFIVADLLGDLHEVKETFEFGYDWELLHHIFPEDRKKYVENVYNLLKPGAKYLSVCFSEKDPHFGGSGKFRKTQLGTVLYFSSESEIRDLFSPYFAIKELKPIEINTKFASHYVIYSFSKRC; translated from the coding sequence ATGAAGTATGTCGATGTAGATGGAATTTACCAGAAGGTACCGCTTGATAAAATCCCCTGGAATAGCGGAATGCCTCCAGATGCACTTGTTGAGCTGGTACATAGTGGAAAAGTCCAGCCCTGCAAGACCATCGATCTCGGCTGTGGTGCCGGCAACTATGCAATATACCTCGCAGTCGAGGGATTTGAAGTCACCGGTATTGATAGCTCTCCTACCGCAATAAAGATCGCTACTGAAAACGCACAAAAACGTGGAGTCAGGTGCAGGTTTATTGTCGCTGATCTCCTTGGTGACCTGCATGAGGTAAAAGAAACTTTTGAATTTGGGTATGACTGGGAACTCTTGCACCACATATTTCCTGAAGACCGGAAAAAATATGTAGAAAATGTATACAATCTTCTGAAACCTGGAGCAAAGTATCTTTCCGTCTGCTTTTCTGAGAAGGATCCACACTTTGGTGGATCGGGTAAATTCCGGAAAACACAATTGGGAACTGTGCTGTATTTTTCTTCAGAGTCTGAGATAAGAGATCTTTTTTCACCTTATTTTGCTATAAAAGAACTAAAACCCATAGAAATTAACACTAAATTTGCATCTCATTACGTCATTTATTCATTTTCTAAAAGATGCTAG
- a CDS encoding transcriptional regulator yields MVDKSGPIMDNSNTKNEIPASMGSSEYEMIELFRRINVSRPIALTLACLSKGGEISSQNIEMLSGLRQPEVSVAMRYLRENNWIDIREEKKSKGKGRPVKLYRLIVPMDCIVSKIEEEIIAESKVVLRNIERLKNIA; encoded by the coding sequence ATGGTAGATAAAAGCGGTCCAATAATGGATAATTCTAACACAAAAAATGAGATTCCAGCATCCATGGGATCAAGTGAATATGAGATGATAGAATTGTTTAGAAGAATTAATGTCAGCAGGCCAATTGCTCTTACGCTTGCATGTCTTTCAAAAGGAGGGGAGATCTCATCCCAAAACATTGAAATGTTATCAGGCCTGAGGCAACCAGAGGTTAGTGTCGCAATGCGTTATCTCCGCGAAAATAACTGGATTGATATTCGAGAAGAAAAGAAGTCAAAAGGTAAAGGCAGACCAGTAAAATTATACAGGCTTATAGTGCCAATGGATTGTATTGTCAGCAAGATTGAAGAAGAAATCATAGCCGAAAGCAAAGTCGTGCTCAGAAATATTGAGCGCCTGAAAAACATTGCCTGA
- a CDS encoding nitrogenase component 1, with protein MTSGSSKEAYNKYHPDLIVILSCCCSGIIGDDVESIAREAEKLVGCRVLALRSEGFGGDFRSGYEDAFKLIMDLMEPPETKMKGTINILGARWDPTPTEFNWDMDEIERLLGEVGIKINAIIAGGCTVEQIKHAREVELNTLWCFDWGQKLGDLMQERFGIPYSKTGQPYGPEATKEWLLGVATSLGMEAEAVKVIEQEIKGVESEIQYLRKALSGKTAVVEISEFPGPIRALSLARMAADFGAHPVVINVHHILSRNVCPASSFFWKPGFILKSF; from the coding sequence ATAACTTCTGGAAGCAGTAAGGAAGCATACAATAAGTATCACCCAGACCTCATTGTTATCCTCTCTTGCTGCTGCTCAGGGATCATCGGTGACGACGTTGAAAGCATTGCCCGTGAGGCAGAGAAGCTGGTTGGTTGCCGGGTGCTGGCGCTCCGCAGCGAAGGATTCGGTGGGGATTTCCGAAGCGGTTATGAGGATGCTTTCAAGCTCATTATGGATCTGATGGAGCCTCCTGAAACAAAGATGAAAGGAACGATTAACATCCTTGGAGCCCGTTGGGATCCTACCCCCACAGAGTTCAACTGGGACATGGATGAAATCGAGCGACTCCTTGGTGAAGTCGGAATAAAGATTAATGCCATCATAGCTGGAGGATGCACTGTCGAGCAAATAAAGCATGCTAGAGAGGTTGAACTGAACACCTTGTGGTGCTTTGATTGGGGACAGAAGTTAGGCGACCTGATGCAGGAACGGTTCGGTATTCCATATAGCAAAACCGGACAGCCATATGGGCCCGAAGCCACAAAGGAATGGCTGCTCGGAGTGGCAACATCTCTTGGAATGGAAGCTGAAGCCGTTAAGGTAATTGAACAAGAAATAAAGGGAGTGGAATCGGAAATTCAATATCTAAGAAAGGCTCTTTCCGGGAAAACAGCTGTTGTAGAGATATCAGAGTTCCCAGGGCCAATACGAGCTCTTTCCCTTGCACGCATGGCGGCAGATTTTGGAGCCCATCCTGTCGTAATTAACGTCCACCATATACTATCAAGGAACGTATGCCCAGCATCAAGTTTCTTCTGGAAACCGGGGTTTATCCTGAAATCATTCTGA
- a CDS encoding SdpI family protein, with protein MRKATAVITGLILLSFIVSIYFYPHVPDPMATHWNYRGEVDGYMSKFWGVFFMPLVITGLAVLFLVIPRIDPMRDNITKFRKYYDGFIIIFIFFMLAVHLQILLWNTGIQISPNAVIPLGTGLLFYYIGILMENAERNWFIGIRTPWTLSSDRVWRKTHRLGGKLFRIAGAVAVLGIFFQDLAFFFILVPALFNAGFTAVYSYIEYQKELKETKSSD; from the coding sequence ATGCGTAAAGCTACAGCTGTAATCACAGGACTGATCCTTCTTTCTTTTATAGTTTCAATTTATTTTTACCCGCATGTGCCTGACCCGATGGCAACCCACTGGAACTACCGGGGAGAGGTCGATGGATATATGTCGAAGTTCTGGGGAGTTTTCTTCATGCCTTTAGTAATTACAGGACTTGCTGTATTGTTCCTGGTAATTCCCAGAATCGATCCTATGAGAGACAATATAACTAAATTCAGAAAGTATTATGATGGATTTATAATTATTTTTATTTTCTTTATGCTTGCTGTCCATCTCCAGATACTGCTCTGGAATACAGGCATCCAGATTAGCCCAAACGCCGTGATTCCCCTGGGAACGGGGCTTCTGTTTTACTACATAGGAATCCTTATGGAAAATGCGGAGAGAAACTGGTTCATTGGCATAAGGACTCCCTGGACTCTCAGCAGCGATAGGGTCTGGAGGAAAACTCATCGGCTTGGAGGAAAGTTGTTCAGGATTGCAGGAGCAGTTGCTGTGCTGGGAATTTTTTTCCAGGACCTTGCATTCTTTTTCATTCTCGTGCCTGCACTCTTTAATGCGGGGTTCACGGCTGTTTACTCATACATTGAATATCAAAAAGAACTGAAAGAGACGAAATCCTCCGATTAA
- a CDS encoding FKBP-type peptidyl-prolyl cis-trans isomerase, with protein MKPGKGAVFFIAVLLLVSTILASGCTDSGSEGGDSREVKSGDTVQVDYTGKLENGTVFDTSREDVAKQEGMYVEGREYAPLTFVAGSGQVIQGFDEGVIGMKVGEEKTIEIPPEEAYGEYNEAGILVIPIEELNITNRSELPQAGQTFTDMYGRPFKITAVNDTHITIDTNHPLAGKTLIFDIKLVSIE; from the coding sequence ATGAAGCCCGGAAAAGGAGCAGTTTTCTTTATAGCGGTACTGCTCCTGGTAAGCACAATTCTCGCGAGCGGATGCACAGACAGTGGGAGTGAGGGAGGAGATAGCAGAGAAGTAAAATCCGGAGATACGGTCCAGGTAGACTATACAGGAAAGCTTGAAAACGGCACTGTTTTTGACACTTCAAGAGAGGACGTCGCAAAACAGGAGGGTATGTACGTTGAAGGAAGGGAATACGCCCCTCTGACCTTCGTAGCAGGTTCAGGTCAGGTAATTCAGGGTTTTGACGAAGGTGTAATCGGAATGAAAGTAGGAGAAGAAAAAACAATCGAGATTCCTCCGGAAGAAGCGTATGGAGAATACAATGAAGCAGGGATCCTGGTTATTCCTATTGAGGAATTAAATATTACAAATCGCTCCGAACTTCCTCAAGCAGGGCAAACTTTCACAGATATGTACGGAAGACCGTTCAAAATAACGGCTGTAAATGATACCCATATCACTATTGATACTAACCACCCGCTTGCAGGCAAAACCCTGATTTTTGATATAAAACTCGTCTCAATAGAATAA
- a CDS encoding FKBP-type peptidyl-prolyl cis-trans isomerase encodes MAEDITKDTSKTIERGDTISVDYIGRLEDGTIFDTSVKEAAMEAGIYNQMREYKPLTFTVGAGQMIKGFDEGVIGMKTGEEKTITIPPEEAYGEYRQELARELPVDAVKFTPEVGMRLATDSGLTGTVTEVNSNNFVVDFNHALAGKTLVFLVRIISVEERKE; translated from the coding sequence ATGGCTGAGGATATAACAAAAGATACCAGCAAGACAATTGAGAGAGGGGACACCATCTCGGTTGATTATATTGGAAGACTTGAAGACGGCACAATTTTCGATACTTCCGTAAAGGAAGCAGCTATGGAAGCAGGGATATACAACCAGATGAGAGAGTATAAGCCCCTCACATTCACGGTCGGGGCAGGCCAGATGATAAAAGGGTTTGATGAAGGCGTTATCGGGATGAAAACGGGAGAAGAAAAAACTATTACAATCCCGCCTGAAGAAGCATATGGGGAATACAGACAGGAGTTAGCAAGAGAGTTACCTGTTGATGCTGTTAAGTTTACTCCTGAAGTCGGGATGAGGCTGGCTACGGACAGTGGCCTGACAGGCACAGTCACAGAAGTAAATAGTAATAACTTTGTTGTGGACTTCAACCACGCGCTTGCAGGAAAAACTCTGGTCTTCCTGGTCAGAATAATCTCTGTGGAGGAAAGAAAGGAATGA
- a CDS encoding nitrogenase component 1, which translates to MNPENNFIVFHGDLQQLLKKVETGEMIPKLQASHAPMCKFFTSYYVISGIRHVVPLVHGPTGCPLYMSDSVRTRECCEIRGVPLEPTACTALDESNIIYGGEG; encoded by the coding sequence GTGAATCCGGAGAACAATTTCATAGTTTTTCATGGTGACCTGCAGCAGTTATTGAAAAAAGTAGAAACGGGTGAGATGATTCCCAAACTGCAGGCTTCGCACGCTCCCATGTGTAAATTTTTTACTTCATATTATGTCATCAGTGGGATTCGTCATGTTGTTCCTCTTGTCCACGGTCCGACTGGATGTCCGCTGTACATGTCGGACTCTGTCAGGACGCGGGAGTGCTGTGAGATCCGTGGGGTTCCTCTCGAACCCACAGCCTGCACAGCTCTTGATGAAAGCAACATTATTTATGGGGGTGAGGGATAA